In one window of Syngnathus scovelli strain Florida chromosome 20, RoL_Ssco_1.2, whole genome shotgun sequence DNA:
- the agbl5 gene encoding cytosolic carboxypeptidase-like protein 5 isoform X3, whose product MEVRFGNIVFSSKFDSGNLAHVEKVNKHIPSLLNDGTQLGGAASPGNIPDYEFNIWTRHDCAGTEHENGNRSWFYFSVQGAVPGRLLKFNVMNMNNQRKLYSQGMAPLVRTLTGKNKWERIRDRPVIEIVRSQFILSFTHRLLDIRGATTFFSFCFPFSYTECQEMLRCLDDRHRDAARLGPASSPDEVYYRRELLCRSLDGNRVDLLTVTNCSGMMDEREPRLPQLFPDVDTLRPHRFENKRVFFLSSRVHPGETPSSFVFNGFLDFILKKDDPRAHALRNMFVFKLIPMLNPDGVVRGHYRTDSRGVNLNRQYINPSPELHPSIYGAKALLLYHHSHNRTTPKNAQARTPTKASDEHEVPALTALEVSLNQRNAAKDATPPQPEVTTGTAHNGWTAKNNDSSLSNSEIATAAVLPGRPPRPAKVAPPTSLEAKKEKQESIPHKDGGVAYYVDLHGHASKRGCFMYGNNLPTESQQVENMLYPRLIALNSPHFDFQGCNFSEKNMYARDKRDGQSKEGSGRVAIHKAIGILHSYTLECNYNTGKTLNAIPPACHDNGRATPPLIPTFPLKYTPEIFEQVGRSVAISALDMAECNPWPRLVLSEHSCLGNLRAWVLKQLRNTKVPSAQQGTHPPNKGNQHPGKASPPKTFINGLSGPTPEGSFARVRCNSQSSSSLTPSPKTPNTPSFAFGCPPPHAKNQTGSAGGSRGGRGGGRKSAGPTKGLGCADFHAGSSAAWSKPALPPRPSRNGRGNRNSGHRAATATPKESGPEHILASVKFTKCELQPHVAVRNKKAGASDGTAPRLVKSRQKGLIQGAEDERSKQQTSKSHKRTTSRSHVVK is encoded by the exons ATGGAGGTTCGCTTTGGCAACATTGTGTTCAGTTCCAAGTTCGACTCGGGCAACTTGGCCCATGTGGAGAAGGTGAACAAGCACATACCGAGCCTCCTTAATGATGGCACTcaactcgggggggccgcatccCCCGGCAACATCCCAGACTACGAGTTTAACATTTGGACTCGGCACGATTGCGCCGGAACGGAACACGAGAATGGCAACAG GTCATGGTTCTACTTCAGCGTGCAGGGTGCAGTCCCTGGAAGGCTGCTCAAGTTCAATGTGATGAACATGAACAACCAGAGGAAGCTTTACAGTCAAGGCATGGCGCCACTCGTTCGGACTTTAACCGGGAAAAACAAATGGGAGAGGATCCGAGACAGACCCGTCATTGAG ATTGTACGGAGTCAGTTCATACTGTCCTTCACTCACCGCCTGCTGGACATTCGAGGTGCCACCACCTTCTTCTCCTTCTGCTTCCCTTTCTCGTACACCGAGTGTCAGGAGATGCTGCGGTGCTTGGACGACAGGCACCGCGACGCGGCACGGCTCGGTCCTGCCAG CTCTCCAGACGAGGTGTACTACCGACGTGAGCTGCTGTGTCGCTCTCTTGACGGCAACCGGGTGGACCTCCTCACTGTGACCAACTGCAGCGGAATGATGGACGAGCGCGAACCTCGTCTGCCGCAGCTCTTCCCCGATGTGGACACGCTTCGACCTCACCGCTTTGAGAACAAAAGG GTGTTCTTCCTAAGCAGCCGCGTGCACCCCGGAGAGACGCCGTCCTCGTTTGTCTTCAACGGCTTCCTGGACTTCATCCTGAAGAAAGACGACCCGCGAGCTCACGCGCTCAGAAACATGTTTGTCTTCAAGCTCATCCCCATGCTCAACCCGGATGGCGTTGTGCGAGGCCACTACAG GACCGACTCACGGGGTGTGAACCTCAACCGGCAGTACATAAATCCCAGCCCCGAGCTGCACCCGTCCATCTATGGCGCCAAAGCACTACTGCTCTACCACCACTCGCACAATCGTACGACACCCAAAAATGCGCAAGCCAGAACGCCCACAAAGGCTAGCGATGAACACGAGGTTCCAGCCCTCACCGCCCTGGAAGTCAGCCTGAATCAGCGCAACGCAGCCAAGGATGCGACCCCTCCGCAACCTGAGGTCACCACGGGGACGGCGCACAACGGCTGGACGGCAAAGAACAATGACAGCAGTTTGTCCAACTCTGAGATTGCCACGGCCGCCGTACTGCCAGGTAGACCGCCAAGGCCGGCAAAAGTGGCACCGCCGACATCCTTGGAGGCAAAAAAAGAGAAGCAGGAATCCATTCCGCACAAAGACGGGGGCGTGGCCTATTACGTGGACTTGCACGGCCACGCCTCCAAGCGAGGCTGCTTCATGTACGGAAATAATCTACCTACTGAAAGCCAGCAG GTGGAGAACATGCTATACCCGAGGCTGATCGCCCTCAACTCCCCACACTTTGACTTCCAAGGTTGCAACTTCTCTGAGAAGAACATGTACGCGCGGGACAAACGCGACGGCcagtccaaggaaggcagcggaCGGGTCGCCATTCACAAAGCCATCGGCATCCTGCACAG TTATACGTTAGAGTGCAACTATAACACGGGAAAGACTCTGAATGCCATCCCACCGGCGTGCCATGACAACGGGCGTGCCACACCCCCTCTGATCCCAACGTTCCCGCTCAAGTACACGCCGGAAATCTTCGAACAG GTGGGACGCTCGGTGGCCATCTCGGCGCTGGACATGGCCGAGTGCAACCCGTGGCCGCGGCTGGTGCTTTCAGAGCACAGCTGCCTGGGCAACCTGCGGGCATGGGTGCTCAAGCAACTCCGCAACACCAAAGTCCCGAGCGCCCAGCAAGGTACACACCCGCCGAATAAAGGGAACCAGCACCCTGGCAAGGCGTCGCCACCCAAGACCTTCATCAA CGGTCTGAGCGGCCCGACCCCCGAGGGGTCCTTTGCGCGGGTGCGCTGCAACAGccagagcagcagcagcctgaCGCCGTCCCCAAAGACCCCCAACACGCCCAGCTTCGCCTTCGGGTGCCCACCGCCACACGCCAAGAACCAAACGGGCAGCGCTGGCGGTAGCCGCGGTGGGCGAGGCGGCGGTCGCAAATCTGCCGGGCCCACAAAGG GTTTGGGCTGCGCAGACTTCCACGCGGGCTCGTCGGCCGCCTGGTCCAAACCAGCTTTACCCCCACGCCCCAGCCGAAACGGAAGAGGAAACCGAAACTCAGGCCACCGCGCCGCCACAGCG ACTCCTAAAGAGAGTGGGCCAGAGCATATCTTAGCCTCGGTCAAATTTACCAA GTGCGAGCTGCAGCCACACGTGGCCGTACGCAACAAGAAGGCAGGGGCGTCCGACGGTACCGCGCCGCGTCTCGTTAAAAGCCGCCAGAAGGGACTCATTCAAG GAGCCGAGGACGAGCGAAGCAAGCAACAGACGAGTAAATCCCACAAGAGGACCACGTCCCGAAGCCATGTTGTGAAATAG
- the agbl5 gene encoding cytosolic carboxypeptidase-like protein 5 isoform X1: protein MEVRFGNIVFSSKFDSGNLAHVEKVNKHIPSLLNDGTQLGGAASPGNIPDYEFNIWTRHDCAGTEHENGNRSWFYFSVQGAVPGRLLKFNVMNMNNQRKLYSQGMAPLVRTLTGKNKWERIRDRPVIEIVRSQFILSFTHRLLDIRGATTFFSFCFPFSYTECQEMLRCLDDRHRDAARLGPASSPDEVYYRRELLCRSLDGNRVDLLTVTNCSGMMDEREPRLPQLFPDVDTLRPHRFENKRVFFLSSRVHPGETPSSFVFNGFLDFILKKDDPRAHALRNMFVFKLIPMLNPDGVVRGHYRTDSRGVNLNRQYINPSPELHPSIYGAKALLLYHHSHNRTTPKNAQARTPTKASDEHEVPALTALEVSLNQRNAAKDATPPQPEVTTGTAHNGWTAKNNDSSLSNSEIATAAVLPGRPPRPAKVAPPTSLEAKKEKQESIPHKDGGVAYYVDLHGHASKRGCFMYGNNLPTESQQVENMLYPRLIALNSPHFDFQGCNFSEKNMYARDKRDGQSKEGSGRVAIHKAIGILHSYTLECNYNTGKTLNAIPPACHDNGRATPPLIPTFPLKYTPEIFEQVGRSVAISALDMAECNPWPRLVLSEHSCLGNLRAWVLKQLRNTKVPSAQQGTHPPNKGNQHPGKASPPKTFINGLSGPTPEGSFARVRCNSQSSSSLTPSPKTPNTPSFAFGCPPPHAKNQTGSAGGSRGGRGGGRKSAGPTKGVSVSVDTKSAEKRRPTPHHHRAVLRPPGNSHTPARPPPPPSPPHSSSSSSSSSSSVCAVAAAAVSTSIVGLGCADFHAGSSAAWSKPALPPRPSRNGRGNRNSGHRAATATPKESGPEHILASVKFTKCELQPHVAVRNKKAGASDGTAPRLVKSRQKGLIQGAEDERSKQQTSKSHKRTTSRSHVVK, encoded by the exons ATGGAGGTTCGCTTTGGCAACATTGTGTTCAGTTCCAAGTTCGACTCGGGCAACTTGGCCCATGTGGAGAAGGTGAACAAGCACATACCGAGCCTCCTTAATGATGGCACTcaactcgggggggccgcatccCCCGGCAACATCCCAGACTACGAGTTTAACATTTGGACTCGGCACGATTGCGCCGGAACGGAACACGAGAATGGCAACAG GTCATGGTTCTACTTCAGCGTGCAGGGTGCAGTCCCTGGAAGGCTGCTCAAGTTCAATGTGATGAACATGAACAACCAGAGGAAGCTTTACAGTCAAGGCATGGCGCCACTCGTTCGGACTTTAACCGGGAAAAACAAATGGGAGAGGATCCGAGACAGACCCGTCATTGAG ATTGTACGGAGTCAGTTCATACTGTCCTTCACTCACCGCCTGCTGGACATTCGAGGTGCCACCACCTTCTTCTCCTTCTGCTTCCCTTTCTCGTACACCGAGTGTCAGGAGATGCTGCGGTGCTTGGACGACAGGCACCGCGACGCGGCACGGCTCGGTCCTGCCAG CTCTCCAGACGAGGTGTACTACCGACGTGAGCTGCTGTGTCGCTCTCTTGACGGCAACCGGGTGGACCTCCTCACTGTGACCAACTGCAGCGGAATGATGGACGAGCGCGAACCTCGTCTGCCGCAGCTCTTCCCCGATGTGGACACGCTTCGACCTCACCGCTTTGAGAACAAAAGG GTGTTCTTCCTAAGCAGCCGCGTGCACCCCGGAGAGACGCCGTCCTCGTTTGTCTTCAACGGCTTCCTGGACTTCATCCTGAAGAAAGACGACCCGCGAGCTCACGCGCTCAGAAACATGTTTGTCTTCAAGCTCATCCCCATGCTCAACCCGGATGGCGTTGTGCGAGGCCACTACAG GACCGACTCACGGGGTGTGAACCTCAACCGGCAGTACATAAATCCCAGCCCCGAGCTGCACCCGTCCATCTATGGCGCCAAAGCACTACTGCTCTACCACCACTCGCACAATCGTACGACACCCAAAAATGCGCAAGCCAGAACGCCCACAAAGGCTAGCGATGAACACGAGGTTCCAGCCCTCACCGCCCTGGAAGTCAGCCTGAATCAGCGCAACGCAGCCAAGGATGCGACCCCTCCGCAACCTGAGGTCACCACGGGGACGGCGCACAACGGCTGGACGGCAAAGAACAATGACAGCAGTTTGTCCAACTCTGAGATTGCCACGGCCGCCGTACTGCCAGGTAGACCGCCAAGGCCGGCAAAAGTGGCACCGCCGACATCCTTGGAGGCAAAAAAAGAGAAGCAGGAATCCATTCCGCACAAAGACGGGGGCGTGGCCTATTACGTGGACTTGCACGGCCACGCCTCCAAGCGAGGCTGCTTCATGTACGGAAATAATCTACCTACTGAAAGCCAGCAG GTGGAGAACATGCTATACCCGAGGCTGATCGCCCTCAACTCCCCACACTTTGACTTCCAAGGTTGCAACTTCTCTGAGAAGAACATGTACGCGCGGGACAAACGCGACGGCcagtccaaggaaggcagcggaCGGGTCGCCATTCACAAAGCCATCGGCATCCTGCACAG TTATACGTTAGAGTGCAACTATAACACGGGAAAGACTCTGAATGCCATCCCACCGGCGTGCCATGACAACGGGCGTGCCACACCCCCTCTGATCCCAACGTTCCCGCTCAAGTACACGCCGGAAATCTTCGAACAG GTGGGACGCTCGGTGGCCATCTCGGCGCTGGACATGGCCGAGTGCAACCCGTGGCCGCGGCTGGTGCTTTCAGAGCACAGCTGCCTGGGCAACCTGCGGGCATGGGTGCTCAAGCAACTCCGCAACACCAAAGTCCCGAGCGCCCAGCAAGGTACACACCCGCCGAATAAAGGGAACCAGCACCCTGGCAAGGCGTCGCCACCCAAGACCTTCATCAA CGGTCTGAGCGGCCCGACCCCCGAGGGGTCCTTTGCGCGGGTGCGCTGCAACAGccagagcagcagcagcctgaCGCCGTCCCCAAAGACCCCCAACACGCCCAGCTTCGCCTTCGGGTGCCCACCGCCACACGCCAAGAACCAAACGGGCAGCGCTGGCGGTAGCCGCGGTGGGCGAGGCGGCGGTCGCAAATCTGCCGGGCCCACAAAGG GTGTGTCTGTCTCTGTAGACACCAAAAGTGCGGAGAAGAGACGCCCGACTCCCCACCATCACCGTGCTGTCCTGCGTCCCCCTGGCAACAGCCATACACCCGCCcgcccccctccacccccctcacccccccattcctcctcttcctcttcgtcttcgTCATCATCAGTGTGCGCGGTGGCTGCGGCGGCCGTCTCCACCAGCATTGTTG GTTTGGGCTGCGCAGACTTCCACGCGGGCTCGTCGGCCGCCTGGTCCAAACCAGCTTTACCCCCACGCCCCAGCCGAAACGGAAGAGGAAACCGAAACTCAGGCCACCGCGCCGCCACAGCG ACTCCTAAAGAGAGTGGGCCAGAGCATATCTTAGCCTCGGTCAAATTTACCAA GTGCGAGCTGCAGCCACACGTGGCCGTACGCAACAAGAAGGCAGGGGCGTCCGACGGTACCGCGCCGCGTCTCGTTAAAAGCCGCCAGAAGGGACTCATTCAAG GAGCCGAGGACGAGCGAAGCAAGCAACAGACGAGTAAATCCCACAAGAGGACCACGTCCCGAAGCCATGTTGTGAAATAG
- the agbl5 gene encoding cytosolic carboxypeptidase-like protein 5 isoform X2, translated as MEVRFGNIVFSSKFDSGNLAHVEKVNKHIPSLLNDGTQLGGAASPGNIPDYEFNIWTRHDCAGTEHENGNRSWFYFSVQGAVPGRLLKFNVMNMNNQRKLYSQGMAPLVRTLTGKNKWERIRDRPVIEIVRSQFILSFTHRLLDIRGATTFFSFCFPFSYTECQEMLRCLDDRHRDAARLGPASSPDEVYYRRELLCRSLDGNRVDLLTVTNCSGMMDEREPRLPQLFPDVDTLRPHRFENKRVFFLSSRVHPGETPSSFVFNGFLDFILKKDDPRAHALRNMFVFKLIPMLNPDGVVRGHYRTDSRGVNLNRQYINPSPELHPSIYGAKALLLYHHSHNRTTPKNAQARTPTKASDEHEVPALTALEVSLNQRNAAKDATPPQPEVTTGTAHNGWTAKNNDSSLSNSEIATAAVLPGRPPRPAKVAPPTSLEAKKEKQESIPHKDGGVAYYVDLHGHASKRGCFMYGNNLPTESQQVENMLYPRLIALNSPHFDFQGCNFSEKNMYARDKRDGQSKEGSGRVAIHKAIGILHSYTLECNYNTGKTLNAIPPACHDNGRATPPLIPTFPLKYTPEIFEQVGRSVAISALDMAECNPWPRLVLSEHSCLGNLRAWVLKQLRNTKVPSAQQGTHPPNKGNQHPGKASPPKTFINGLSGPTPEGSFARVRCNSQSSSSLTPSPKTPNTPSFAFGCPPPHAKNQTGSAGGSRGGRGGGRKSAGPTKDTKSAEKRRPTPHHHRAVLRPPGNSHTPARPPPPPSPPHSSSSSSSSSSSVCAVAAAAVSTSIVGLGCADFHAGSSAAWSKPALPPRPSRNGRGNRNSGHRAATATPKESGPEHILASVKFTKCELQPHVAVRNKKAGASDGTAPRLVKSRQKGLIQGAEDERSKQQTSKSHKRTTSRSHVVK; from the exons ATGGAGGTTCGCTTTGGCAACATTGTGTTCAGTTCCAAGTTCGACTCGGGCAACTTGGCCCATGTGGAGAAGGTGAACAAGCACATACCGAGCCTCCTTAATGATGGCACTcaactcgggggggccgcatccCCCGGCAACATCCCAGACTACGAGTTTAACATTTGGACTCGGCACGATTGCGCCGGAACGGAACACGAGAATGGCAACAG GTCATGGTTCTACTTCAGCGTGCAGGGTGCAGTCCCTGGAAGGCTGCTCAAGTTCAATGTGATGAACATGAACAACCAGAGGAAGCTTTACAGTCAAGGCATGGCGCCACTCGTTCGGACTTTAACCGGGAAAAACAAATGGGAGAGGATCCGAGACAGACCCGTCATTGAG ATTGTACGGAGTCAGTTCATACTGTCCTTCACTCACCGCCTGCTGGACATTCGAGGTGCCACCACCTTCTTCTCCTTCTGCTTCCCTTTCTCGTACACCGAGTGTCAGGAGATGCTGCGGTGCTTGGACGACAGGCACCGCGACGCGGCACGGCTCGGTCCTGCCAG CTCTCCAGACGAGGTGTACTACCGACGTGAGCTGCTGTGTCGCTCTCTTGACGGCAACCGGGTGGACCTCCTCACTGTGACCAACTGCAGCGGAATGATGGACGAGCGCGAACCTCGTCTGCCGCAGCTCTTCCCCGATGTGGACACGCTTCGACCTCACCGCTTTGAGAACAAAAGG GTGTTCTTCCTAAGCAGCCGCGTGCACCCCGGAGAGACGCCGTCCTCGTTTGTCTTCAACGGCTTCCTGGACTTCATCCTGAAGAAAGACGACCCGCGAGCTCACGCGCTCAGAAACATGTTTGTCTTCAAGCTCATCCCCATGCTCAACCCGGATGGCGTTGTGCGAGGCCACTACAG GACCGACTCACGGGGTGTGAACCTCAACCGGCAGTACATAAATCCCAGCCCCGAGCTGCACCCGTCCATCTATGGCGCCAAAGCACTACTGCTCTACCACCACTCGCACAATCGTACGACACCCAAAAATGCGCAAGCCAGAACGCCCACAAAGGCTAGCGATGAACACGAGGTTCCAGCCCTCACCGCCCTGGAAGTCAGCCTGAATCAGCGCAACGCAGCCAAGGATGCGACCCCTCCGCAACCTGAGGTCACCACGGGGACGGCGCACAACGGCTGGACGGCAAAGAACAATGACAGCAGTTTGTCCAACTCTGAGATTGCCACGGCCGCCGTACTGCCAGGTAGACCGCCAAGGCCGGCAAAAGTGGCACCGCCGACATCCTTGGAGGCAAAAAAAGAGAAGCAGGAATCCATTCCGCACAAAGACGGGGGCGTGGCCTATTACGTGGACTTGCACGGCCACGCCTCCAAGCGAGGCTGCTTCATGTACGGAAATAATCTACCTACTGAAAGCCAGCAG GTGGAGAACATGCTATACCCGAGGCTGATCGCCCTCAACTCCCCACACTTTGACTTCCAAGGTTGCAACTTCTCTGAGAAGAACATGTACGCGCGGGACAAACGCGACGGCcagtccaaggaaggcagcggaCGGGTCGCCATTCACAAAGCCATCGGCATCCTGCACAG TTATACGTTAGAGTGCAACTATAACACGGGAAAGACTCTGAATGCCATCCCACCGGCGTGCCATGACAACGGGCGTGCCACACCCCCTCTGATCCCAACGTTCCCGCTCAAGTACACGCCGGAAATCTTCGAACAG GTGGGACGCTCGGTGGCCATCTCGGCGCTGGACATGGCCGAGTGCAACCCGTGGCCGCGGCTGGTGCTTTCAGAGCACAGCTGCCTGGGCAACCTGCGGGCATGGGTGCTCAAGCAACTCCGCAACACCAAAGTCCCGAGCGCCCAGCAAGGTACACACCCGCCGAATAAAGGGAACCAGCACCCTGGCAAGGCGTCGCCACCCAAGACCTTCATCAA CGGTCTGAGCGGCCCGACCCCCGAGGGGTCCTTTGCGCGGGTGCGCTGCAACAGccagagcagcagcagcctgaCGCCGTCCCCAAAGACCCCCAACACGCCCAGCTTCGCCTTCGGGTGCCCACCGCCACACGCCAAGAACCAAACGGGCAGCGCTGGCGGTAGCCGCGGTGGGCGAGGCGGCGGTCGCAAATCTGCCGGGCCCACAAAGG ACACCAAAAGTGCGGAGAAGAGACGCCCGACTCCCCACCATCACCGTGCTGTCCTGCGTCCCCCTGGCAACAGCCATACACCCGCCcgcccccctccacccccctcacccccccattcctcctcttcctcttcgtcttcgTCATCATCAGTGTGCGCGGTGGCTGCGGCGGCCGTCTCCACCAGCATTGTTG GTTTGGGCTGCGCAGACTTCCACGCGGGCTCGTCGGCCGCCTGGTCCAAACCAGCTTTACCCCCACGCCCCAGCCGAAACGGAAGAGGAAACCGAAACTCAGGCCACCGCGCCGCCACAGCG ACTCCTAAAGAGAGTGGGCCAGAGCATATCTTAGCCTCGGTCAAATTTACCAA GTGCGAGCTGCAGCCACACGTGGCCGTACGCAACAAGAAGGCAGGGGCGTCCGACGGTACCGCGCCGCGTCTCGTTAAAAGCCGCCAGAAGGGACTCATTCAAG GAGCCGAGGACGAGCGAAGCAAGCAACAGACGAGTAAATCCCACAAGAGGACCACGTCCCGAAGCCATGTTGTGAAATAG
- the LOC125990368 gene encoding dolichyl-diphosphooligosaccharide--protein glycosyltransferase subunit 4 isoform X2, whose protein sequence is MVTDVQLAIFANMLGVSLFLLVVLYHYVAVNNPKKQD, encoded by the coding sequence ATGGTGACTGACGTGCAGCTGGCAATCTTCGCCAATATGCTTGGTGTGTCCCTATTCCTGCTGGTGGTACTGTACCACTACGTGGCTGTCAACAACCCCAAGAAGCAGGACTAA
- the c20h1orf198 gene encoding uncharacterized protein C1orf198 homolog, which translates to MAAASVAGLEAHNMEEKKFQYFSSINSMANKIMQEREKIKTNHGSTWDKMSPQEQDNAIDNWMMDPHIQARYAMHRVDREEVVCYPKLLIQTGQKIVHFGEEDITWQDEHSAPFSWETKSQLEFSLTPGPDQGISISLGDTKSAKTSHSSQMNKSANGTKVSVSEARRPEEESAFWKISAERSRLEGEQADFQSLTPSQIKSLEKGEKSLPSYLRQETSFPAKEPEPDPHPLALSRPTKQRAPKPPAPQPPIAAPPAPAAISISPGPVPPLTVLSSVAGWERSQSTLPVVSYTVDEVFPTPSRLVKSPTLPSNKEKEDSASPGSPAFTQLNSNSILKTGFDFLDNW; encoded by the exons atggccgccgcgtCGGTCGCAGGGCTCGAAGCCCACAACATGGAAGAGAAGAAATTCCAGTACTTCTCATCCATCAATTCCATGGCTAACAAGATCATGCAAGAACGCGAGAAAATAAAAACCAACCACGGCTCGACGTGGGACAAGATGTCGCCGCAAGAGCAGGACAACGCGATCGACAACTGGATGATGGACCCGCACATCCAAGCCCGATATGCTATGCACCGGGTGGATCGAGAGGAGGTGGTCTGCTACCCTAAGCTCCTCATTCAGACCGGGCAGAAGATCGTCCATTTTGGAGAAGAG GATATTACATGGCAAGATGAGCATTCAGCCCCCTTCTCCTGGGAAACCAAG AGCCAGCTAGAATTCAGTTTGACACCAGGCCCCGACCAGGGCATTTCCATCTCTCTGGGGGACACAAAATCTGCAAAGACCTCTCATTCCTCTCAAATGAACAAAAGTGCAAATGGAACCAAG GTGTCTGTGAGCGAGGCCAGGCGTCCCGAGGAGGAGTCTGCTTTTTGGAAGATCAGCGCTGAGCGTTCGCGACTTGAGGGCGAGCAAGCCGACTTCCAGTCATTGACGCCCAGCCAGATCAAGTCCCTAGAAAAAGGAGAGAAGTCGCTGCCCTCGTACCTGCGCCAG GAGACATCTTTCCCTGCCAAAGAGCCGGAACCGGACCCCCATCCGCTGGCGCTATCCAGGCCGACCAAGCAACGGGCGCCCAAGCCTCCTGCACCGCAACCTCCCATCGCCGCACCCCCAGCTCCCGCTGCCATCTCTATTTCGCCAGGCCCCGTCCCGCCCCTCACCGTCTTGTCATCAGTGGCGGGCTGGGAGCGTTCGCAGAGCACTCTGCCGGTTGTAAGCTACACCGTGGATGAGGTGTTCCCCACCCCCAGTCGCCTTGTCAAGAGCCCCACTCTCCCCAGcaacaaggaaaaagaggactCGGCCTCACCTGGCAGTCCCGCCTTTACCCAG TTGAACAGCAACAGCATCCTGAAGACAGGATTCGACTTCCTGGACAACTGGTAA
- the LOC125990368 gene encoding uncharacterized protein isoform X1, protein MEEDVIPEESLTPALKQLVSLGNVLLQQAKKDAEVSMEDFVPYKIATLLGLIAAGADFYRSIGVKKKSEAEAAWQKLYGRAGVREQVEELLQLQSEWDSFLEYVDQSLQSSCAPVKSGGETVDIFSPETLLTDGRSGKNVTLDHYRSPGQKLLLVLIRHYGULPURDHVAELEGSKAALEARSVKVVVVAFGALKGARLWLQQTGCSFDLVLDPHRKIYRSFGLISSCAKVMNFDSMLRYSEYQAADRSFPEFPMHMLEDIYQMGGDFLLSSTNKVLLSHPSKYPMDRPTLSDILRTASGSTELVAQEVSGSGTPTHADDVTPRTHNTVKRCDRCQAVLTGRPLLPLRSLL, encoded by the exons ATGGAGGAAGACGTGATCCCGGAGGAGAGCCTCACTCCTGCCTTGAAGCAGCTCGTCAGTCTGGGCAATGTTTTGCTACAGCAGGCCAAGAAAGACGCGGAGG TCTCCATGGAGGACTTTGTCCCATATAAAATTGCCACTTTATTGGGCCTGATTGCAGCCGGAGCAGATTTTTATAGAAG TATCGGAGTGAAGAAGAAAAGCGAAGCCGAGGCTGCCTGGCAGAAGTTGTATGG CCGTGCAGGAGTGAGAGAGCAGGTGGAGGagctcctccagctccag AGCGAATGGGACTCCTTCCTGGAGTACGTGGACCAAAGTCTTCAATCGTCCTGTGCTCCTGTAAAATCAGGAGGAGAAACCGTGGACATCTTTAGCCCCGAAACTTTGTTGACTGATGGACGCAGTGGAAA GAACGTCACCCTGGATCACTATCGGTCTCCGGGTCAGAAGCTTCTGCTGGTCCTCATCAGACACTATGGATGACTGCCGTGACGCGACCACGTGGCCGAGCTGGAGGGCAGCAAG GCTGCCCTGGAGGCTCGGTCAGTGAAGGTCGTGGTGGTGGCTTTCGGGGCCCTGAAGGGGGCTCGTTTGTGGCTCCAGCAGACTGGATGTTCCTTTGACTTAGTACTCGATCCACACAGAAAG ATCTACCGGAGCTTTGGACTGATCTCATCCTGCGCTAAAGTCATGAACTTTGACTCCATGCTTCGGTATTCCGAGTACCAAGCTGCTGACAGAAGCTTCCCAGAATTCCCCATGCACATGCTGGAGGACATCTACCAG aTGGGAGGTgactttttgctcagcagtaccAACAAAGTCCTTTTGTCCCACCCAAGCAAGTACCCGATGGACCGACCCACCCTCAGCGACATCCTACGGACAGCGTCTGGCTCGACCGAGCTCGTCGCGCAGGAAGTAAGCGGTAGCGGCACGCCGACGCACGCCGATGACGTCACGCCTCGCACTCACAATACCGTGAAGAGGTGTGACCGATGCCAAGCTGTGCTAACCGGCCGCCCGCTGCTTCCTCTCAGATCCTTGCTGTAA